GACGCCGGCTGCTCCGTGAATACGGCGGAAATCGCCGGGTAATTCAGATCCCCTGCGGAAGCTAATGTGTGCCTGCATGTTCTGTTCGAGGACTTGGTGAAGACCTTGAGCTGCAGCGGCGAGAGCTTCTGAGTGCAGAGAAATTCAAAGTAATCGTCCGGAGTTATGTCGTAGACCAATCCGGGGTCGAGGGCCTTCAAGGGTCGGATGTGGCCGGCGCCGTGATCGTAGGGCGTGGAGGGGCCTCCGGTCGCCGCATCGGTGAGCGGGCGGAACGTGTTGTCGTGGACGTAGGCGGTGGTCATCAATGCCGACTTGACGGCGGCGGGGCTCCACTCCGGGTGGGCGGCTTTGATGAGCGCGGCGACTCCGCCGACGTGCGGGCACGACATGGAGGTTCCGGAGAGGATGTTGAAGCCGACTCTGCGGCGGTCCGTGGCCAAGCTCGAGGGGCTGGCGGCGCCGCTCCACGCGGCGAGGATGTTCACCCCCGGCGCCACCACGTCCGGTTTGAGGATTTCTAAGGTGAGGAAGTTGGGCCCTCTGGAGGAGAAGGCCGCGACCACCGGCGACGGGCGGATGCCGACCTTGGTTCCTTGGAACGTCAGGGTCGCGGTCGGGTGCGGAGCGGACTTCGCGTAGCGCTTGATCACTTCCCCGGCGGCCTCGCCGACGGCCACAGCGGGCAAGAGGTGGCTGTCGGCGACGAGCTCCTCGCCGTTGGCCGCGGTGTTGGCCAAGATCATGCCGACGCCGCCGGCGTCCTTGACGACCTGGCCTTTCTGGACGCGGGGGCTGATGCCGCGGTCGCATAGGACGATCTTGCCGGCGACGGCCTGGGGATCCAGCGTTCCTTCGAGGCAGAGCGACCTCGGGTCGGGGCCGCTGGAGTTGCCGCCCATGTAGACCACGGGGTACTGCCGCTGCGCGGAGAGGTTGCGGCGGCCCCTGTAGAGCGAGACGCCGGTGGAGTTGGCCCCGCCGCCGAGCTCGACGGTGGCCGGGAAGTCGCGATCCATGGTGCTGGCGGCGACGGTGGTTATCCAGGGGGAGACGTTGGTGAGGCTGATGGGGTCCGGCCCGCCGTTCCCGGCCGAGCAGGCGACGAAGACGCCCATCTCCATCGCCCCGAACGCGGCGACGGACAGGCTGTCGCGGTAGTACGAGGAGACGCCGCCGCCGAGGGAGATGGAGAGCACGTCGACGCCGTCGGCCACCGCGCGGTCGACCGCCGCGAGGATGTCGGAGCTGAAGCAGCCGCCGGTCCAGCACACCTTGTAGGCCGCCACGCGGGCACGGGGCGCCATGCCGCGCGCCGTGCCGCGCGCGTAGCCGAAGAGGTCGGCGCCCGGGACGGCCGCGCCCGCCACCGTGGCGGCCGTGTGCGTCCCGTGCCCGTCCTGGTCCCGCGGCGACTTGAACTCGCTCGTCCCGTTGATCGACCCGGCCGAGGCCTCGTAGCCGCGGTAGAAGATCCGGGCGCCCACGATCTTCCTGTTACAGCAGCTGCGCTTGAAGTCCCGCCCCACCTCGCACGCGCCCTTCCACCGGGCGGGCACGGGGCCCATGCCCTTGTCGCTGAAGCTCGGGCTCTCGGGCCAGATCCCGGTGTCGAGCACGCCCACCACCGCGTCGTGGTCCGCGAGCACCGACGACCACACGCTGCTGCTCACGTCCGGCCCTATGCCCAGGAACTCCGGGCTCCTCGTCGTGTGTAGCTCGTACACCGTCTCCGGGAGCACCGACACCACGCCCGGGATGCCGCTGCTCTCCAGCTGCTCGGCTTCCGCTTCGCTGAGCCGCGCGGCGAAGCCGTGGAACGCGGTTTCGTAGCTGTAGAGGATCCTCCGAGCCGGGTCCTCTGCCTCGAGCTTGGTAGAAGAGGACGCGACGGTGATCGATCTCACGGTCGAAGCGTACCACTCGCGGTGGTGCGAGAAGGAACCGGGCATCTCCGACTTGGCCATGTGGATGATGTACGTTCTGGGGGAAACCTTTGTGGCTGCGGCGCTGCATAGAGATGGATTCAGATGGAGTGCGGTGAGGAAGAGGGATAAAAATCTCCACCTCCGTGAGCTTCTTCTATCCATGGCGACGGGGAGGAGTTGGAGAGAGTGGAGAGTGGAGAGTGGACAGTGGAGAGTGGGAGATGCGTTCAGCGTGATTTAAGTAGCAGCATATAATTGAATGGAGCAATAAAGGAGGTGGGTGTGCTCGTATATGCGCGGTGGAATGTAGCGAATTAATTTTTGCTGCGCGGTGCGAGGATACATGAGATAGTTTGCGCATCTAATAAACGAGATATTTTGCGAATCTAATAGGATGcgcaaagaaaaaaatttttaataaataaatttataaaagctTAGTCAAATGATATTTGTACatttaaaaaagtattattatacatttttgACTCCATTCTCCGTGCTAAAATTTAGCAACTCTTTGGAGTTTTAATattataagaaaataattttggcaAAATCAAAAGAATGTAATAATAGCTATGGAATGATGGGAcgtaaactatatataaatatttttttagagtaTGCAGACGTTattgatctaaaaattaataaatgtaATACCTTACTTTAtattctattataatttttttaaaaaaattaattagtaaaaatataatctaGGTATGTcggttttaaatattttgtaacaGTTAAATTGTGCACTGGAATAAATTCCAAGAGACGGAAAAAATAGCAAAAGTAACGATTGATGATGGGTAGAGTGATTTGAATAGTATTACTTATGTAGCCGTTGAGATTTTGTTTACTGGAAAGGGCTAATGCTATGTGTGGAGCCTTTAACTTTAATCTCGACTAGTCGAAGCACGTGTTTGGTGCACGACCACCACATTGCTGATATTTTACATGTACTTATTAAACCACATGGATCTGCTCAATCTCTGTTTTGATCGAGCACTGGTTGTGTTCTTTGAATCAATCCAAAACTAGAGGGACAAAATGAAGCTACAAATGATGATTCACGCTTCTTTCTTTTTACAACCAAGCAAGTACTTACTCGGGTTAGGCAAgctttttcttaaaattatttattttccaaAGAATAAGAGAAATTTTACATAGAGAGGACTCGAGTTTAATCCTGTACTGGATAGAGGAAGCCAATCTCTAAATTTCTTGATGCGCTTCTCTCTCAACTTCAATAATGGACAGTAAGAAAGTTAGAAACCGCATGGTCCAGCTCCTGTCCGGATGTGTCCTGCTACAGCTCATGGCCGTGTCTGTTTTTAAGACTCTGTTCCCCCCGGCCCCTAAGACATGCAAAGCGTAGACGGCGACTAAGTATCTTTTCTCTCAATTTTGTCTCTCCCCTCCTTTTTTGTTCATCGAGAAAACTCTTCCCGTGTAAGTCTCGGCATGTTTGatcttattgttatttttattgtcAATAATGTTTGTAGAGTATTTTTAGGAGCATATTAAGTGTGCCATTGTGCATAGAAAAATTTCATACACAAAGGGCTTGTTTGTTTCATCGAAACTGAATTTTGAATGGAAGTGTACTTTGGGTTGAACTGGAGTTCCGTGAAAAATACTTCTTCTTCCGTTATTTGTTTCGTAATTATGAAAGTGAAGTTCCATTAGTTCTGCTTTTTGTCTGGAAGGAAgtgtataatataaaactataatttatatataaataataaatattttaataaataaaaataatataattatattttttatataattaaaatttaatttaaaacaactaaattatttttttatacataaattatagtaatacaataataaaattataaagtaaaaaaatattaatacttataatcaatttttattatattttaaatatacaaactaaataaaaaaaatattaaaacttaactaatcaatttttattatattttagatatattaactgaataaaaaaataattagtaacataattaaatatatttaaatataactaactttatctattatattattttattatttttattcagtCCTCTttaccgtaattgacttcggctcaCGATGGGGCAAAGTCAATTACGCCGTTTGAGGTTAACTCAAGTTTCAACCATAATttttttacggcgaaccaaacaacaaaaatgATCGTTTAGGACGAAAACAACTTCCTcctctccacttccaccccCTTCCATCCAAACAAACGTGCCCAAAGTGATTCCGTCGTTAATATTGCAATgaagaatttattttgtattgctGATCAACTGCAAGTAAGAGGCACGGTTGTCCAATACTGACGCTTGGCAAGCTTGCATTGTCATAGAAaatgcaaattttaaatttaaattcaaatttttatttataatattttaatatatatatatatatatatatattttaatagaatataatttattaattaagacGTAAACAGTTTGGAGTTCCTAGTCAACATCAGATTCCACGGAGTAAATAGCAAAGGACAACAAAACACTACAATGGTGGGCCCCTTGCACTAGAGGGAGTATACTGTGTTACAGTTATACCATATTATTTATAAccagttaattattattatttttaaaaatataaatttaatataaatatttttttaattaaaattatgatagaatagataaattttaagaatacaTTTTAATTGACTGAAAATACCACGTTAGTAATGTGATCGTCATATTCTAAACTTTTTTCTTGAGTGGGACCCTATATATTTAGTACTATTGATATcccctttttaattatttttattattattattttcattttttaccATCGATGATCTTCTTTAATTAACTGGGTAACTGGGGGAATCGGATCCTCGTTGGCAAAATTCATATCTGCACCAACTCGCTTCAATGCTGGAATTTATTGTCACCACCAAACTCAGAAACTCGCAATAAAAACATGGATACGACTTCCAACCGCCCAGTTGGTTCGGAATCCAAAGAATTGAATTGAAGGGAagagccatatatatatatattttaaaatttgttataaaACATATAGTATTTAGTGTATTAGAAGTGTTGCCAAATATTCAATATCAGTAATGTATTCGaacttcaaattaatttttaaaataaaataaattatttttaaagtaaaacaTATGCTATACTaataacttatatttttttaaaaaaattgagaaataaaaattcatttctaattgtcaatcatatatatatatatatatatatatatatataatatatatttatatatatatatatatatatatatatatattatatatatttagctgaatactatataatagtaaaacgctcttttgctatatcaagtttttaaacctttggatgaaaaattgtaagagtcagaatgatattagtcggttagagttgaatggtccccctagggttaagtggtccccactgggtatagtattttttaatggttagaaatatgaaagagttgatccaaaggctaaaaaacgaTAGCACAATGATTTTGCTAtaaatagtagcccagtccaactaatatatatatatattatatatatatatatatataagagagagacgaggagagagagagatgaggatgagagagagagagagagtccgacttgggtactatcgatagcacaacattttgtgctatcgagtttaccaccattaaatttaacctttgattaattttacacgttagattatactattcaacaaccaCTCATTCAATCAGAGGAGGCTCACATattcctaaccacacatcttttaatcaaTGGCAAAAAACTTAAGCCACCAGTCATTTGGTGCTacttaataatattccagcctagttctaatatataatatatatatatatatatatatatattatatatatatatataggtagagctagaatactttcaaaagcaccaatggCGTTGGTGTTTTTGAGATTTTGCCTTTGGATGGATAGATATAGGGTTGAGATtgttagtattttgattttaaaacaagtgatttaaaacttctttaAAAGCCATATGTATTAAGACTTAAATTTGATCTTTGGACTTTGTGGGCAGCCCATGTCAATGGGCCTTGCCTGGGAGGCCCAAGCTTTGGTCTCTTTTCATGTggtgtttagtcccacattgagaAGAGACCCTCACTTGCTTTGGTTTAATATACTTCTTTATTCTCATTGTTATTACTTGGGAAGTGATGAGAGTGGAGACTCTCGTCTAAATACACGCACGCGCGCACGGCACGAGCACGAGCGggccgggcggcggcggcgcgtgaACCGCGGTTcactttatttttgttacacttttcattttattattttatttttgacctACCTGGATTAGGTCATATTTGGTCCAGTCGACAGGGTCGCACCTCGGGACTCACAGCCCAACGGTCTACTCGGAAGGTGGTTTCCCGTTGGAACTCTTCTTTTGCTCTCATATTTACTAGGGTGAGTGGCTGGGTTAGGTTAGTAGTGACATACAGAACCCTAACCGAGCtctctcccttttctctcttctccttcttcttcactgttTTGCTGGATCTCTGAAAGCTGTGACGGTTCGTTCTTGCACCACCTGACAGCGTGCGACGGGTGGACgaaggtcgttgtatcgctaggagtgattGCCGGCGCTCGTAGTGGAGGGGCatcttgcttctaggacagtgcaatCGCACGCCTCGACTCACAGGCTCATCTAATCCTTTATctctatagtttttatttatttcgtcTTAATCAACGTTTTCAAAACAGTGGCTAAGTTGTCTTcaaacaaaattattatataaatatttgactAAAAGTTTCGAAATAGAGAACTACTTTTTCCAACAATCTAGAAGcaatgattttattttctctttctgtCTTTTTAGTTTACTGGTAATACTATTTGGCTGTAGGATAATATATATGTGCATGAACTATATTGCTATAATTCGGTATtatataaatctaaaatatatgCATGCTGTTTTTTAGGTTTACTTGAAATACTGCTGATAGTTAGAGATTGTAATTACTgctaatataattatatatttatctgCATGATCATACTGTTACCAACATATTTAGAAAATTTCTGTTATATCTGTAAAAACTTGGAACAGTCTTGTGATATTATTTTAGGATTACTTGAAAACAGATTTGTCATTATGGAGGACTCGTATTCGGCGAAGCGTTCACTTTCAGATGGTCGTAATTTAAGAGGTGGCGAGAACAAATGAGGTTCTGGCTCACCACACTTGCTTGTGTTCTGCTATCTCGGATCCTTCGAGAATAGCAATGCACCTTCAGGTGCA
This genomic window from Ananas comosus cultivar F153 linkage group 3, ASM154086v1, whole genome shotgun sequence contains:
- the LOC109708232 gene encoding subtilisin-like protease SBT1.3 yields the protein MDRRSSRRWRFLSLFLTALHLNPSLCSAAATKVSPRTYIIHMAKSEMPGSFSHHREWYASTVRSITVASSSTKLEAEDPARRILYSYETAFHGFAARLSEAEAEQLESSGIPGVVSVLPETVYELHTTRSPEFLGIGPDVSSSVWSSVLADHDAVVGVLDTGIWPESPSFSDKGMGPVPARWKGACEVGRDFKRSCCNRKIVGARIFYRGYEASAGSINGTSEFKSPRDQDGHGTHTAATVAGAAVPGADLFGYARGTARGMAPRARVAAYKVCWTGGCFSSDILAAVDRAVADGVDVLSISLGGGVSSYYRDSLSVAAFGAMEMGVFVACSAGNGGPDPISLTNVSPWITTVAASTMDRDFPATVELGGGANSTGVSLYRGRRNLSAQRQYPVVYMGGNSSGPDPRSLCLEGTLDPQAVAGKIVLCDRGISPRVQKGQVVKDAGGVGMILANTAANGEELVADSHLLPAVAVGEAAGEVIKRYAKSAPHPTATLTFQGTKVGIRPSPVVAAFSSRGPNFLTLEILKPDVVAPGVNILAAWSGAASPSSLATDRRRVGFNILSGTSMSCPHVGGVAALIKAAHPEWSPAAVKSALMTTAYVHDNTFRPLTDAATGGPSTPYDHGAGHIRPLKALDPGLVYDITPDDYFEFLCTQKLSPLQLKVFTKSSNRTCRHTLASAGDLNYPAISAVFTEQPASALSLHRTVTNVGPPASTYRVKVTPFKGADVIVEPKALHFTSQKQRLTYRVSFRTKSPQSAPEFGALTWTDGVHSVRSAVVLTWLPPL